The genomic interval NNNNNNNNNNNNNNNNNNNNNNNNNNNNNNNNNNNGGTGGGGTAATGAACGTTAGATTGATATTCAATTGATTGGATGATTTGCATATGCAATCCTACGGGGCTTTGATCCCCTCCCCACTGCTCGAATTTCAAACCTAATACTTTCGAAGTTAAGAGTCTTCAGTTTTAATCAATGAGATTTCCCTTGAGACAGTGCTTAGATAATGTTTGTTGGTTGGAAGTTCCTAGATATCAACTGTTAGATCTAAGAAACTAAAGATAACTTGATTATGAGGATGCCAAGTGTGTTTGTGTAGTTTCCACTTTTCTGAATATAGGTTTTATTAGCAAATGCTTATAAATTTGGAAGtaattttattgttgaagTTGCTTATTTCATTCTTCAATGTATAGGTCAACTTCCATTTGTTTGACTGAACTTCTTCAGATTGTGAATTGCCTTTATTCAATGTGATATGAAGGGATCAACCCTTAAAGTGGGTCTAGCAAGGGATAGTGACATGCCTTTGCAATTGCAAAAAATTACTGATGTAAATGTAATTGAAGGAAAATATAGGGATGGTAGGCAGCTGTGAGTTAAAGTAATTCACATTGAACTGTTGAAAAGTAGTACTGGATTGCCCTATTAAAATGTGCCTGTTCTACTCTAAGTAACATTTCTTTGACCTAATATGCATTGAGAAAGTGGTCATTCTTTTCCTCATTTTTATTCTACTAGCACTTATGTTTTTAATAGTAACTATTTTGGTCTCTATTCAGTTGTGGTTGTACAACTACTTGCCTTTTCATATTGTAATTTAGATCTTTTATTAAGGGAAAGCAAATCGAGAAAGAGTGAGTTCTTTGAACTTTTGAATGATCTGATTGATATACTGAGAAATTAGGAATATATTTCACCATATAATCTCATTGGTGTGATTTCACCTCATTGCAGAGCCTCATGGAAGGGATGAAATTGACATGATATTTCAAATTCACTGTATGGAAAAAGAGGCTTACGGTTCTGTTTTGAGAGCTTTCTTTGCTCAATCTGACCGTCTTTCATGGGTATACTATTTTGTACCTGTTCCTTGCTTTGCATTGACTCTTTCTGATTTTCCTATTTAGTTTTTACTTGTTCACTGCCTTCCATgtcctatttttttttttccattattgATTTCATCTTAATTGCTCCAAagaattatttcattttacaGGGTAAGGAGAGGCTCATTACAGAGCTGCGGCAAGAGCTTAATGTTACTGATGTAGAACATGGGGAGCTGCtttggaaaattatttctgATGAGTCATTTAAAATGATAAGGTGTTTCATGTTTGTAATCCTTTTCCTTCAcctgttttgttttaatttttttttttccatcacAATGCTTTGTTTTACTTTTCCTTCACCTGTTGCTGCGTAATTGTGTTTGCTTGCTCTGAACATTATGGTAAGTAAGAATGAATAGTCTCACTATTGGTACTACTTGTTATGGGTGGTCATAAATTGAGCAGGGAATGGCGAAAAAGTGCCCCTTATGTTCAAGATTCACTTGCTGGTGAATTGAACGCTTCCAGATCTGCTCCTAGTCCAATGGGCCATGCCtcagagaaaaaaaggaagactTCTCATGCTTCTGATTCAATATTCCATAAGCAGGAGCCTCATGGTCAGGCTTCTTTAGGATTTCTTCCTTTTCCAACTCCAGTAAGTAGAAAGAGGTTGActcatcatttttttcttttaaatatatcTATTTGTATATCTAAAGGCAGGTAGATAATTCGATAGATTGACaagagagaggaaaggaaagaattttgaaaataatgtaGGAGTAAAGGTAAGAAAAAGATACCACTTttaacctaatgtaaattcaaaagaaagagGGCATGcaaataaatgaaatacaacttGTTTAAGAAAATTACACGAATAAAGACTGAGTTGGTGTGACACTAACTTAAGCAAGGGCtttatgtatatttttatatgtagcTCAGATATTTCaataagaatttaaaagtttaaaccTGCTTTACTACCTGTCAAGAGTCATCTAGTGCCAAATTTAACTTGGGTATATCAGGCACAGTGCTGAGATGTTCAATGCAGTGACAAATTCATTATGTTCTCATTGAATTCTGGCCGCTCTATTCAAGTAGCTAGCCATGATTTGCAGGCACCATCAGATGACAAAGGAAGGGGAATAGTGAAATCTAAAACAAAGATAGGTTATCATGGGCCATACTTTGAGCATTTAAAGGAGGGAGCTGATGTTATTCAGATCCGTGAAACAAAAAGGCTTCTTCATGAGGTGAGCTGATACTTTGGTTTGTATATTATTTCTCTTCTAGGATATTAAAAGTTTTGCTGTTGTCAGAACCTAAGTTGCATGCACTAAAATGGCTTGTTTGACAAATAACTTCTTCATGCAGAAGAGGCCAAATAAAAACACTTTTTAAGCAGTACTGATCCTTGTTGAAATAATTTGTAGAGCAATAAAAGGATGTGGCTTACTTTCTCCAATTATTTCACGCCAACATTATTATTCCAAGTCTTAAATGTGGTTTCAGCACTGCTGCAATATCCTATGGTGCCACCAACTTTGCTTTCAATACACGCAACAGTGACTTCCATTGGATGTTTTGAATTGCACAACTCTTTTTTGGAGACCTGTATTTATtggaggaaaagaaaggagcAGAGATGAAAAAACCATGAAATGCTACAGTTTAAACCTTTTGCTATAGCTGAGGAGGCTTGTTTtctgtttatatatttttggaGCTGGATATGGGGCAGGGAGGAggagtttaaattttaagcTTCAGAAACTGTTAATTATCATTTGGTGGAGGTTTGAAAAGGTTTGTGATAACAAGACGTCTTGGTATACTTAATTGGTGATGATGAGATCAATGATGAGAGTTTAGTATTTCATGGCATAATTGGGGATTCTTATATTTGTTTTCAATGTCAGGTGGACCTTAAACTTTTTAGGCAATTATCTGAGAACAGGGTTTCAAGGAGGCTGAATTTTGAAGTCAATAGTATTGCTTTGCTTTTGTTACTTCCATTAAAATTgttattcttttcatttggATTTCTTGCAGGTCCATTGACTGGTGATTTTGCTGACCATTGTGACATATTTTCTTTAAGCATGCATTTATGATATCATGCAGCTGCTCTTGTAGCAATTCCTTACTATTCCAAAATCTAAGACCTTTCATCTGTTAGATTGAAAAGATGATCTATGGAAGAAAAGGCACTGACCAAGTACAAGTTGAGATGGCGAAACTAATCCTAAGTGTAATTTTGGTTCTTTCATTTGAAGCAATCACCATCTACTCATGTTAATtgttttgtaattaataaGAGCTCATATTTGATTGTCCAATTCCAATGATAATACTGCAAAAATTCACTTTTTGGTTTAGGATCATGAAAGATCTCTCCTCTTGGCACTTGCTAAACTTTCTCATGTGTCAAATGATGGTGAGTCTCATTTCTCTTTTAGGTTAACTAGATTCTTTTTTTGACTTGCCTACATCTTAAGCATATGTATGCATGTTCTGTCTTCAGATGATTCCCGTGGAGAGGTTCGTGAAAATAAACGACAAATAGTGACACATAGCAGGTTCCATCTGCAGGCTGGCGGGTTAGATAGCTATCCTCCTGAGAGTTATCCCCCAAAGAAAAGCTGTACTCTGAAGAGTTATGATCCAACCCATCCAGTCAAGCTGAAAGTCCCCCGCCCATGATGCTCTGTATATGGGGGATTCTTGTTTGCAGGCATTCTTGTTAACCTCAATAGAATAGCTGTAAACATCACACTAATGATAGATTTAATGTCGAGTTAATACAGATATGTTAATCATAGTGTGATCTTTTCttagatttttctttcaagcGTTGGAGCTTCCTGCTTCTCTGGGTTTGAGCTTTACATGCTAGTTTTGCATGGGTCTCATGACATTGGCTCAACTATGCAGTGGTTGGAAGTTGGATTGGAGTTGTAATGTTGCAAACTTTGTTGTACTCGACCTGTATTGAGCTGAAATAGTGCTTACCTTTTCTCCTatgagaaaaataattatatgaaggTCTTTCATAACTTCAAGTTTGCAAAAAGAACTTAAAAGATGGAGatggtattttatttttttttttttttccaatctCCTGGCCTCCTCAAACTATATATAGCAAAAGTTTAATATTGTACTTCAATTTTGACAAACAAATAAACAGAATTTAAGTTTAGGTTGCAATTACCCTCTATTGGGTTTTCACATGATTTACCCTTAGGTAAATGTTTGTATTTGTACCTTTTATTTGATTCTATTTATGATATTAATCTTGCAAAACTTTTTGAACCCACATTATGACAAAAGTAATGGAAGCTTAATGAGGAAATGTCGGGCAAGTTCTAGAACCTAAGATTAAGGGTTGGAATGCAAAATTGGGTACCAAGATGCACATAGATACCTAACTCCTTGTGCCaagaaaattaatcaattttggTAGATGTCAATGAAGAGAGAGATGCAGCCAACGCCCCAAGGTGATAGATTTTCTTCTGAGATTTCTTTCTTGCGAATGGTGAATTATGAAAAGCATGTAACGTAAGGTACAAAACTAATGATTActttgtaataaaaataatttcatttcacataaaaaaatcaaatctacAAATCTCACTGGTGAAAGAGATTTAgaatatatttttaagttGAGAAATTTTCTCATTGAGCAAGCTGGTTAAATACCCCAAAACCTGTGTTCCATTTAGCCCCATGTTAATGAAATCATTACCACATTCTCTCTACAAGTTTATTGAATCCCAAGAAAATTCCACATGTACGATTGGAGTCTCTTTCCGCTGCCATCACAGAAATATATGATACTTGTAGCGCAAGCAAAGGCTGGAACCCCCCTCGAATTCCGATGAATCATCGCAATCAGGAAAATATACTAAACAGCCAATGTTTTTAGTAAGATTTCATCGATTGAAATGATGTTGTTTTGACAATGGCATTTGAAGAAATTCAATGCTCCCTTCTTTCACCTTTCTACTTGCCACTGGGAAATTTCCCTGCCTTTGTACGTATTAGAGGTACAAACATGAAGTGGTTACGACTTTGTAATCAATAAACACGCAAAGGTTGCCATCCCAGATTAAAGCAACGCACAGAAATCCATTGAACTCCACTAGTCTATTGAGGAAACAG from Theobroma cacao cultivar B97-61/B2 chromosome 5, Criollo_cocoa_genome_V2, whole genome shotgun sequence carries:
- the LOC18599788 gene encoding protein EMSY-LIKE 4 isoform X2, which codes for MIFQIHCMEKEAYGSVLRAFFAQSDRLSWGKERLITELRQELNVTDVEHGELLWKIISDESFKMIREWRKSAPYVQDSLAGELNASRSAPSPMGHASEKKRKTSHASDSIFHKQEPHGQASLGFLPFPTPAPSDDKGRGIVKSKTKIGYHGPYFEHLKEGADVIQIRETKRLLHEDHERSLLLALAKLSHVSNDDDSRGEVRENKRQIVTHSRFHLQAGGLDSYPPESYPPKKSCTLKSYDPTHPVKLKVPRP
- the LOC18599788 gene encoding protein EMSY-LIKE 4 isoform X1, yielding MIFQIHCMEKEAYGSVLRAFFAQSDRLSWGKERLITELRQELNVTDVEHGELLWKIISDESFKMIREWRKSAPYVQDSLAGELNASRSAPSPMGHASEKKRKTSHASDSIFHKQEPHGQASLGFLPFPTPAPSDDKGRGIVKSKTKIGYHGPYFEHLKEGADVIQIRETKRLLHEIEKMIYGRKGTDQVQVEMAKLILSDHERSLLLALAKLSHVSNDDDSRGEVRENKRQIVTHSRFHLQAGGLDSYPPESYPPKKSCTLKSYDPTHPVKLKVPRP